The DNA region GCGAACCCGGATCGAGCAACCGCTCCACCCGCTCGCGAGGGAGGAGCTTGCCACGCGACACATGGCGCTCGCGCGATTTTTCGGTGCCGCCCAGCGAAGCTTCGGCCACGGCGGCACGAAGCTGCTGTGCCAGCGCATGATTATGCGCAAACCGCGCCTTCGCCTCGGGGCTTTCGCGGTCGAGTTTGGTGGTGAGGGTGGGGGCGGTCATCGTGTCGTCCTTAGCGCTTGCGCACAAACTCAGCCCGCAGCACCAGGCCCTTGATGCCGGGGTATTTGCAGTCGATCTCCTGCGCGTCGCCGGTCAGGCGGATCGACTTGATCAACGTGCCTTGCTTCAGCGTCTGGCCCGCGCCCTTGACCTCAAGGTCCTTGATCAGCGTCACCGCGTCGCCATCGGCGAGCAGGTTGCCGACCGCGTCGCGCACTTCCACGACATCATCCGTCGCCTGCTTGGCCGCCTGTTCGGACGCGGGGAGCCACTCGCCGCTCGCCTCGTCATAGACGTAGTCTTCGTCGGTGCTCACCCGGCCGCCCCTATCAATTCCCGCCCGATCAGCATCCGGCGGATCTCGTTCGTGCCCGCGCCAATATCGAGCAGCTTCGCGTCCCGCATATACCGCTCCACCGGCCAATCGGTGGTGTAGCCAGCCCCGCCCAGCGCCTGCACGCTCTCCGCCGCGACCTTGAAGGCGTTCTCTGACGCCAGCAAAATCACCCCCGCCGCATCGAAGCGCGTCGTCTGCCCCGCGTCACACGCCTTGGCGACCGCATAGGTGTAGGCGCGGGCCGATTGCAGGGCGACATACATGTCCGCGACCTTGGCCTGCATCAGCTGGAACGAGCCAATCGGCTTTCCGAACTGCTTGCGCTCCCGCAGATAGGGGATCACCGTGTCGAGGCACGCCTGCATGATGCCGAGCTGCAATCCGGCGAGCACCACGCGCTCGTAATCCAGCCCGCTCATCAGCACCCCGACGCCGCCGTTCAATGGCCCCATGATGCGGTCTTCCGGCACGAAGCAATCGGTGAACACCAGCTCGGCGGTGGGGGAGCCCTTCATGCCGACCTTGGAAATCTTCTGGCCGATGGCGAAGCCCTCGTCGCCCTTCTCGATCAGGAAGGCGGTGATGCCGCGCGATCCGGCGTGGCCATCGGTCTTGGCATAGACCACCAGCGTGTCAGCCTCGGGCGCGTTGGTGATCCAGAACTTGGTGCCGTTGAGGACATAGCCGCCCTGAACCGCCTCGGCCTTCAGCTTCATCGAGACCACATCCGACCCCGCGCCCGCTTCGGACATCGCCAGCGACCCGACGTGTTCGCCGCTGATCAGCTTGGGGAGATACTTGGCTTTCTGCTCGTCATTCCCCCAGCGGCGGATCTGGTTGAGGCAGAGGTTGGAGTGCGCGCCATAGGAAAGGCCGACGCTGGCACTCGCGCGGCTGACTTCCTCGACTGCGATCACGTGCTCCAGATAGCCGAGCCCCAGCCCGCCCCATTCTTCCTCAACCGTGATGCCATGCAGGCCCAGCGCCCCCATCGGCTCCCACAATTCGCGCGGGAAGCGGTCTTCGCGGTCGGTGCGTTCGGCCAGCGGCGCGATCT from uncultured Erythrobacter sp. includes:
- a CDS encoding alkylphosphonate utilization protein; its protein translation is MSTDEDYVYDEASGEWLPASEQAAKQATDDVVEVRDAVGNLLADGDAVTLIKDLEVKGAGQTLKQGTLIKSIRLTGDAQEIDCKYPGIKGLVLRAEFVRKR
- a CDS encoding isovaleryl-CoA dehydrogenase, producing the protein MRATPDFDFHLGEAAEMIRDTTARFADEQIAPLAERTDREDRFPRELWEPMGALGLHGITVEEEWGGLGLGYLEHVIAVEEVSRASASVGLSYGAHSNLCLNQIRRWGNDEQKAKYLPKLISGEHVGSLAMSEAGAGSDVVSMKLKAEAVQGGYVLNGTKFWITNAPEADTLVVYAKTDGHAGSRGITAFLIEKGDEGFAIGQKISKVGMKGSPTAELVFTDCFVPEDRIMGPLNGGVGVLMSGLDYERVVLAGLQLGIMQACLDTVIPYLRERKQFGKPIGSFQLMQAKVADMYVALQSARAYTYAVAKACDAGQTTRFDAAGVILLASENAFKVAAESVQALGGAGYTTDWPVERYMRDAKLLDIGAGTNEIRRMLIGRELIGAAG